The following are encoded together in the Bacteroidota bacterium genome:
- a CDS encoding SDR family oxidoreductase — MNILITGASKGIGAQLAAQLAAQGHNVIAASRNITGLRRLTAEIDGNTPGAAIHTLPLDLTDHYSANSFSERIGTIVPHLDVLINNAGALLNKPFTEITHEELTHIYQVNVFGPFRLMQLMLPLLDAAPGKAHIVNISSMGGVQGSAKFPGLSAYSSSKAALANLSELLAEEFKSYNISVNCLALGAAQTEMLENAFPGYQAPLSAAEMAEYVGWFALNGHKYFNGKILPVALSTP, encoded by the coding sequence ATGAATATACTTATTACAGGAGCCAGCAAAGGTATTGGTGCACAGCTTGCAGCTCAGCTTGCCGCACAAGGGCACAACGTTATTGCAGCCTCACGAAACATTACCGGATTACGCCGCCTCACTGCGGAAATTGACGGAAATACCCCCGGCGCGGCCATACATACCTTGCCGCTTGATCTTACTGATCATTATTCGGCCAATTCATTCAGTGAGCGGATTGGTACAATAGTGCCACATCTTGATGTACTAATTAATAATGCAGGCGCATTACTTAATAAACCCTTCACTGAAATTACCCATGAAGAACTGACCCACATCTATCAGGTCAATGTGTTTGGGCCTTTCAGACTTATGCAACTGATGCTGCCCTTACTTGACGCCGCCCCCGGAAAAGCACATATAGTAAACATCAGTAGTATGGGCGGTGTGCAGGGCAGCGCCAAATTCCCCGGACTTTCAGCCTACAGCTCATCTAAAGCAGCACTTGCAAACCTTTCCGAATTACTCGCCGAGGAATTCAAATCGTATAATATCAGTGTAAACTGCCTCGCACTTGGTGCGGCACAAACCGAAATGCTTGAAAATGCATTCCCGGGCTATCAGGCTCCGCTGTCTGCTGCGGAAATGGCTGAGTATGTGGGCTGGTTCGCCTTAAACGGACATAAGTATTTCAATGGAAAGATTCTGCCGGTAGCATTAAGTACACCTTAA